A stretch of Aerococcus christensenii DNA encodes these proteins:
- a CDS encoding PRD domain-containing protein, translating to MKVIKKINNNVAICLDSSNNELIALGKGIGFKKTPYELEDLTLVDRTFYDINPSIVALMDEVSEDLFQVSVEIVDKAKVYLKTDISDSFAFVLADHLHFAIYRSRQGIIIGNPLAFELKRLYEKELKLSDWTMKLIERRLNVRLPMEEKFNIAMHFINAQVMTNKIIKKDKMSKLIDNITFLIEDQLDIVIDRESFTYERFVMHLQYLIKCKDQQRTLNQSSEKLFYQMKRDFKDVYRCVRVVSDYLESNLNCKLNDENLLYLILHINRLYDREGL from the coding sequence ATGAAGGTAATAAAGAAAATAAATAATAATGTTGCTATTTGTTTAGACTCTAGTAATAATGAACTGATTGCCTTGGGAAAGGGAATAGGTTTTAAAAAGACACCTTATGAGTTGGAAGATTTGACTTTGGTGGACAGAACCTTTTATGATATTAATCCTTCTATAGTTGCTTTAATGGATGAAGTTTCTGAAGATTTGTTTCAAGTATCGGTTGAAATAGTGGATAAAGCAAAGGTATATTTAAAGACGGATATTAGTGATTCTTTTGCGTTTGTATTAGCAGATCATTTACATTTTGCTATATATAGAAGTAGACAGGGTATAATCATTGGAAATCCGCTAGCTTTTGAACTGAAGCGGTTGTATGAAAAAGAGTTGAAGTTGTCAGATTGGACAATGAAATTAATTGAACGGCGTTTAAATGTTAGACTGCCTATGGAAGAGAAATTTAATATAGCAATGCATTTTATTAATGCACAAGTTATGACTAATAAAATAATAAAAAAGGATAAAATGTCCAAATTAATAGATAATATTACTTTTTTAATAGAAGATCAGTTAGATATAGTAATTGATCGAGAAAGTTTTACTTATGAACGTTTTGTTATGCATCTTCAATATTTAATAAAATGTAAAGATCAACAAAGAACGTTAAATCAGAGCAGTGAGAAACTCTTTTATCAGATGAAGAGAGATTTTAAGGATGTTTATAGATGTGTAAGGGTTGTTAGTGATTATTTGGAAAGTAATTTAAATTGTAAATTAAATGACGAAAATTTACTTTATCTGATATTACATATTAATAGACTTTATGATAGAGAAGGATTGTAA
- a CDS encoding NusG domain II-containing protein: MKQLFKTFKPWDFLFIGIALVLSFTPLFITTFIYTDKVDAPVAIVKIDGEEVDRFILSEDAGHIEKTYYPHEGEYNIIEQDGEYIRDKEDNSPYQIAVRTGWINEPGDISVCLPHGLIIEIQGKHEEDELILPKK; the protein is encoded by the coding sequence ATGAAGCAGTTATTTAAAACCTTTAAACCATGGGATTTTCTGTTTATAGGGATAGCACTCGTGTTGTCTTTCACCCCATTATTTATCACTACTTTTATTTATACGGATAAGGTGGATGCACCGGTAGCTATTGTAAAAATTGATGGAGAAGAAGTAGATCGGTTTATTTTATCTGAAGATGCTGGTCATATTGAAAAAACTTATTATCCGCATGAGGGAGAGTATAATATTATTGAACAAGACGGAGAATACATTAGAGACAAAGAAGATAATTCACCTTACCAAATAGCAGTGCGTACGGGCTGGATTAATGAACCAGGAGATATTTCTGTTTGTTTGCCTCACGGCCTCATTATTGAAATTCAAGGGAAACATGAAGAGGATGAATTAATCTTACCTAAAAAATAA
- a CDS encoding PTS sugar transporter subunit IIA, which produces MGVSKKRISVRAFVAGEFIPLDQVSDPRFSKKVLGDGFALRPLDGRVKSPLAGEITLVFPTHHMIGMKTKEDLQILLHLGFNTVELGGRPFRSNVKVGDKVEVGDLLSTMDIEAIRSAENVDITCALVFVNGTEKGAILEYEVFGRVKAGDIVCTVTLNEES; this is translated from the coding sequence ATGGGTGTATCCAAAAAGAGAATAAGTGTGAGAGCATTTGTAGCTGGGGAATTTATCCCACTTGATCAAGTGAGTGATCCGAGATTTTCTAAAAAGGTACTAGGTGATGGCTTTGCTTTAAGACCTTTAGACGGTCGAGTAAAATCTCCTTTGGCAGGAGAGATAACTCTTGTATTTCCAACCCATCATATGATCGGAATGAAGACTAAGGAGGACTTACAAATCTTACTTCATTTAGGATTTAATACGGTAGAATTAGGAGGAAGGCCTTTTCGGTCAAATGTGAAAGTAGGAGATAAAGTAGAGGTAGGCGACCTTTTGTCCACTATGGATATCGAAGCGATTCGTTCAGCTGAAAATGTAGATATTACTTGTGCTTTAGTCTTTGTGAATGGTACAGAAAAAGGTGCTATTTTGGAGTATGAAGTATTTGGTCGTGTCAAAGCTGGCGATATTGTCTGTACAGTTACCTTAAATGAAGAAAGTTAG
- a CDS encoding UbiA family prenyltransferase — protein MNDKLKIFLEFVELKTKIASFFPMIIGFFWASYYFNHFNFLNSLLFFIAALLFDMCTTAINNTMDYVKAVDNTYKRKGNVIGREGLSLRWASLVIFSLLALSLLFSISLVLRTDKMLIFMGGVCFFIGIVYTFGPVPISRTPFGELFSGITMGFGIVYLAIYASNFQNLLTSEWTGQAVSVMFNWGNFFKIFWMSFPLVCLTSNIMLANNLRDLETDIKNERYTLVYYLGRKQSENLYLFLGLLAWLSFGSFIFIGWLPWWCLIAFLGLPFSLKKIYQLTQHSEDPKLFFNTIQNYIILAGFYVILMGLVTLFKS, from the coding sequence ATGAATGATAAATTGAAAATATTTTTGGAATTTGTGGAATTAAAAACTAAAATAGCAAGTTTTTTCCCGATGATTATTGGATTCTTTTGGGCATCGTACTACTTTAATCATTTCAACTTTTTAAATAGTCTTTTATTTTTCATTGCCGCTTTATTATTTGATATGTGTACAACAGCTATTAACAATACGATGGATTATGTTAAAGCGGTGGATAATACCTATAAAAGAAAAGGAAATGTTATTGGACGAGAAGGTCTATCATTAAGATGGGCAAGTTTAGTTATTTTTTCACTTTTAGCGCTCTCTCTTCTTTTTTCGATTAGTTTAGTTTTAAGAACTGATAAAATGTTAATTTTCATGGGAGGAGTTTGCTTCTTCATTGGTATTGTTTATACTTTCGGACCTGTTCCTATTTCTCGAACGCCATTTGGAGAATTATTTTCTGGAATAACTATGGGATTTGGTATTGTGTATTTGGCTATTTATGCCTCGAATTTTCAAAATTTATTAACGAGTGAATGGACTGGACAAGCAGTATCTGTAATGTTTAATTGGGGGAATTTTTTCAAAATATTTTGGATGAGCTTCCCTTTAGTATGTTTGACATCTAATATCATGTTAGCTAATAATTTAAGAGATTTGGAAACAGATATTAAAAATGAGCGATATACTCTAGTCTATTACTTAGGTAGAAAGCAAAGTGAAAATCTTTATTTGTTTTTAGGTTTGCTTGCTTGGCTATCTTTTGGAAGCTTTATATTTATTGGATGGTTACCTTGGTGGTGCCTAATCGCTTTTCTAGGGTTACCATTCTCATTGAAAAAGATCTACCAATTAACGCAACATTCTGAGGATCCAAAGCTATTTTTTAATACTATTCAGAATTATATTATTTTAGCAGGATTTTATGTGATTTTAATGGGGTTAGTGACATTATTTAAGAGTTAG
- a CDS encoding PTS transporter subunit EIIC, whose product MESYEQTCNEILSDIGGKDNIISVTHCMTRLRFNLKDRSLVNQTNIRNIKNVLGCQFSAGQFQIIIGQNVDKVYKHFVSITKIEDQTTELPCNDKRSLSEKIKDLPNILIDVVSGCITPILPIITVSGIIKLITAVLGKGMLNLLPATSPLMTLLTFVGNSGFYFFPIFVAWAASKKFNTSTPIALLLGAILIHPNLIALVTKGASFSVYGIPMTLVNYSSQFLPSILIVWVMSYVYYFFDKHCPRSLKIILVPACTVLVMLPLALCILGPLANLLGKLLADFFTSLYNLVGALAIGLIGAAWYFLVATGMHQALIALATTMIATMGYDNIILVGSKSGSYALMGLAIAYLIKCKKEQKAIASANAVTLIIGGISEPTIFSMLLRYKKAMLIQVIAGFVGGIVNGMLHVSIYFFGATNFLTGLAFGKDFVHGMIGCGISFVLALILGIVLGFDDKKSKDIVEENRG is encoded by the coding sequence ATGGAGAGTTATGAGCAAACATGTAATGAAATTTTATCCGATATTGGAGGAAAAGATAATATTATTTCAGTAACCCACTGCATGACAAGATTACGATTTAATTTAAAAGATAGAAGTTTAGTTAATCAAACAAATATTAGAAATATTAAAAATGTTTTAGGGTGTCAATTTTCTGCAGGGCAATTTCAAATTATTATTGGTCAAAATGTGGATAAAGTATATAAACACTTTGTTTCTATTACAAAAATAGAAGACCAAACTACAGAATTGCCTTGCAACGACAAGCGAAGCCTGTCAGAAAAAATAAAAGATTTACCTAACATTCTTATTGATGTTGTTTCCGGGTGTATTACACCTATTTTGCCAATTATTACCGTATCAGGGATTATTAAGTTAATTACGGCTGTGTTGGGAAAAGGAATGCTTAATCTTTTACCAGCCACCTCGCCGTTAATGACTTTATTAACTTTTGTCGGAAATAGTGGCTTTTACTTTTTCCCTATTTTTGTAGCTTGGGCGGCATCTAAAAAATTTAATACATCGACGCCGATCGCTTTATTGTTAGGGGCTATTTTAATTCACCCTAACTTAATAGCGTTAGTAACTAAAGGAGCTTCATTTTCTGTATATGGAATTCCTATGACATTAGTTAATTATTCTTCCCAATTTTTACCAAGTATATTAATTGTTTGGGTAATGTCATATGTTTACTACTTTTTTGATAAGCACTGTCCAAGATCATTAAAAATTATTCTTGTCCCTGCTTGTACTGTATTAGTTATGTTACCATTAGCGCTTTGTATACTCGGGCCGTTAGCTAATTTATTAGGTAAATTATTAGCTGATTTCTTTACTTCTTTATATAATTTAGTAGGAGCATTAGCGATTGGGTTAATTGGAGCTGCTTGGTATTTTTTAGTAGCTACTGGAATGCATCAAGCCTTAATTGCATTAGCTACAACAATGATTGCAACAATGGGCTATGACAACATTATTTTAGTGGGCTCTAAATCGGGATCTTATGCCTTAATGGGATTAGCTATTGCTTATTTAATTAAATGTAAGAAAGAACAAAAAGCAATAGCAAGTGCTAACGCGGTAACTTTAATTATAGGTGGTATTAGTGAACCAACTATTTTTTCGATGTTATTAAGATATAAAAAGGCAATGCTGATTCAAGTTATTGCAGGCTTCGTTGGAGGTATTGTGAATGGAATGTTGCATGTAAGTATTTATTTCTTTGGAGCTACTAATTTTTTGACTGGATTAGCTTTTGGAAAAGATTTTGTACATGGCATGATAGGGTGTGGAATATCTTTTGTTCTAGCATTAATTTTAGGAATTGTACTGGGGTTTGATGATAAAAAATCAAAAGACATCGTAGAAGAAAATAGAGGATAG
- a CDS encoding class I SAM-dependent DNA methyltransferase, with the protein MTQSSALFDGYANAYDQWFITNDKVFVSELKLLHHCLKDIPHDKILSIGCGSGLFEAALQKEYGITVEEGVEPSTDMADIAKKRGLHVTIGDAQTTPLPKETYDIVYLNGCSTYIPDLKTAYQNCFSSIKPGGHMILLDVPTESAYGILYSFAHFAGSYDDPVFKRIAPSLPYPIELVHSGIFYTTPEKEDIVRDYLPVQSIHYYQTLVNDPIYTNDTIEEPVEGYGKGGYVAMIIEK; encoded by the coding sequence ATGACTCAATCATCTGCTTTATTTGATGGCTACGCTAACGCTTATGATCAATGGTTTATCACCAATGACAAAGTTTTTGTCAGTGAATTAAAGCTACTCCATCACTGTTTAAAAGATATCCCTCACGATAAAATTTTATCAATAGGATGTGGAAGCGGGCTATTTGAAGCTGCACTGCAAAAAGAATACGGCATCACTGTCGAAGAAGGTGTAGAACCTTCCACAGATATGGCTGATATCGCTAAAAAAAGAGGCCTTCATGTCACCATTGGCGATGCCCAAACCACTCCTCTCCCAAAAGAAACTTATGACATTGTTTATCTCAATGGGTGTTCTACCTACATTCCTGATTTAAAAACAGCCTATCAAAATTGCTTCAGCTCTATTAAACCAGGCGGTCATATGATCCTACTCGACGTTCCAACTGAAAGTGCTTATGGAATTCTTTACAGCTTTGCACATTTTGCTGGGAGCTATGATGATCCTGTCTTCAAACGTATTGCCCCAAGTCTCCCATATCCTATCGAACTCGTTCATTCAGGGATTTTCTATACAACTCCTGAAAAAGAAGACATCGTCAGAGATTATCTTCCAGTCCAATCTATTCACTACTATCAAACCCTAGTGAATGATCCTATTTATACTAACGACACCATTGAAGAACCTGTCGAAGGGTATGGAAAAGGTGGATACGTTGCCATGATTATAGAAAAATAG